In the genome of Gloeotrichia echinulata CP02, one region contains:
- a CDS encoding peptidylprolyl isomerase — protein MRLKLPQFLVALLMVAALVLGGCSAQQGVSKASSPTSTATSTATETSSKTTTEATSVSQTKSESIPGMKDLPRLEGTATVVITVKGSPITIEVDGTNAPITAGNFVDLVQKGVYDGLVFHRVVRDPQPFVVQGGDPQGKDPKFPENRLGTGGFIDSTGKQRYIPLEIKPKGAKEPVYGKTITETPILTHKLGAVAMARSQQPDSASSQFYFALADLGFLDGNYAVFGNVTDGFDVVNKIQQGDRIDSAKVTEGAENLKTGG, from the coding sequence ATGCGGTTAAAACTTCCACAATTTTTGGTTGCTCTTTTGATGGTTGCTGCTTTGGTGTTAGGAGGATGTTCAGCGCAGCAAGGGGTTTCTAAAGCTTCTTCTCCAACTTCTACAGCTACTTCTACAGCAACCGAGACAAGCAGCAAGACAACCACTGAAGCAACATCAGTATCACAAACTAAGAGTGAGAGTATTCCTGGAATGAAAGATTTACCACGGCTCGAAGGCACAGCTACTGTGGTGATTACGGTTAAAGGTTCGCCGATTACTATCGAAGTAGACGGCACTAATGCCCCAATTACAGCTGGAAACTTCGTAGATTTAGTTCAAAAGGGTGTATATGATGGGTTAGTATTCCATCGAGTTGTGCGTGACCCCCAACCATTTGTAGTCCAAGGGGGCGATCCACAAGGCAAAGACCCGAAATTTCCAGAAAATAGACTGGGAACAGGTGGTTTTATTGACTCCACTGGGAAGCAGCGCTATATACCTTTAGAAATTAAACCCAAAGGAGCAAAAGAACCAGTTTACGGTAAGACGATTACCGAGACACCAATATTGACCCATAAACTTGGTGCAGTCGCAATGGCGCGATCGCAACAACCAGACTCTGCATCTTCTCAGTTTTACTTTGCTCTAGCAGATCTGGGATTTTTAGATGGTAACTACGCTGTCTTTGGTAATGTCACCGATGGCTTCGATGTAGTGAACAAAA
- a CDS encoding photosystem I assembly protein Ycf4 — MTASTINKGDRVLHQNVLGSRRFSNYWWATIVTLGATGFLLAGVSSYLKVNLLIVTDPSQLVFVPQGLVMGLYGTAGVLLALYLWLVIVWDVGGGYNEFNQESGTIKIFRNGFPGKNRQIEIDGRIQDVQSVRITVKEGLNPVRAIYLRVKGRRDIPLTRVGQPLSLTELETQGAELARFLGVPLEGL, encoded by the coding sequence ATGACGGCATCAACAATTAACAAGGGCGATCGCGTCCTGCATCAAAACGTTCTCGGCTCTCGTCGGTTCAGCAACTACTGGTGGGCAACTATCGTTACCTTGGGAGCCACAGGCTTTTTGCTAGCTGGCGTATCCAGTTACCTGAAAGTCAATTTACTCATAGTTACAGATCCCTCTCAACTGGTATTCGTCCCCCAAGGCTTAGTTATGGGGTTATATGGCACCGCTGGTGTGCTTTTAGCCTTATACCTATGGCTAGTGATTGTATGGGATGTGGGAGGCGGATATAACGAATTTAATCAGGAAAGTGGCACAATCAAAATTTTCCGCAACGGGTTTCCAGGTAAAAACCGTCAAATTGAAATTGATGGTCGCATCCAAGATGTCCAATCTGTGCGAATCACTGTCAAAGAAGGGTTGAATCCTGTTCGAGCCATCTATTTAAGGGTTAAGGGTCGGCGAGACATTCCTTTAACAAGGGTAGGTCAACCGTTATCCTTAACAGAGTTGGAAACTCAAGGAGCAGAATTAGCCCGCTTTTTGGGAGTTCCCCTAGAAGGACTTTAA
- the psbD gene encoding photosystem II D2 protein (photosystem q(a) protein), translating into MTIAVGRAPNRGWFDVLDDWLKRDRFVFVGWSGILLFPCAYLALGGWLTGTTFVTSWYTHGLASSYLEGCNFITVAVSTPADSLGHSLLLLWGPEAQGDLTRWFQLGGLWPFVALHGAFGLIGFMLRQFEIARLVGIRPYNALAFSAPIAVFVSVFLMYPLGQSSWFFAPSFGVAGIFRFILFVQGFHNFTLNPFHMMGVAGVLGGALLCAIHGATVENTLFEDGESSNTFRGFNPTQAEETYSMVTANRFWSQIFGIAFSNKRWLHFFMLFVPVTGLWMAAVGIVGLALNLRAYDFVSQELRAAEDPEFETFYTKNILLNEGIRAWMAPQDQPHEQFVFPEEVLPRGNAL; encoded by the coding sequence ATGACCATCGCAGTTGGACGCGCCCCCAATAGAGGGTGGTTTGACGTTCTCGACGACTGGTTGAAGCGCGATCGCTTCGTATTCGTAGGTTGGTCAGGGATATTATTATTCCCCTGCGCCTACCTAGCACTAGGCGGTTGGCTCACCGGTACAACCTTCGTCACCTCTTGGTACACCCACGGTTTAGCCTCCTCCTACTTAGAAGGCTGTAACTTTATTACCGTTGCCGTATCAACTCCCGCAGACAGTTTGGGACATTCCCTATTGCTGTTGTGGGGACCTGAAGCTCAAGGAGACTTGACTCGCTGGTTCCAGTTGGGCGGATTATGGCCATTTGTTGCCCTCCACGGAGCTTTTGGTTTAATTGGCTTCATGTTGCGCCAATTTGAAATTGCCCGGCTAGTAGGTATCCGTCCTTACAACGCCTTGGCTTTTTCAGCCCCCATCGCGGTATTCGTCAGCGTCTTCTTAATGTACCCCTTGGGACAATCTAGCTGGTTCTTTGCACCCAGCTTTGGTGTAGCGGGAATTTTCCGTTTCATCTTGTTTGTCCAAGGTTTCCATAACTTCACCCTCAACCCCTTCCACATGATGGGTGTAGCAGGTGTGTTAGGTGGTGCTTTGTTGTGCGCGATTCACGGTGCAACCGTAGAAAACACCCTGTTTGAAGATGGCGAATCTTCAAACACCTTCCGAGGCTTCAATCCTACCCAAGCCGAAGAAACCTACTCAATGGTGACTGCAAACCGTTTCTGGTCACAGATTTTCGGGATTGCATTCTCTAACAAACGCTGGTTACACTTCTTTATGTTGTTTGTACCAGTCACAGGCTTGTGGATGGCTGCAGTCGGGATTGTCGGCTTGGCATTGAACCTACGGGCTTATGACTTCGTGTCCCAAGAATTGCGGGCAGCAGAAGACCCGGAATTTGAAACATTCTATACCAAGAACATTTTGCTGAATGAGGGTATCCGTGCTTGGATGGCACCTCAAGATCAACCCCACGAACAATTTGTATTCCCCGAGGAGGTATTACCACGTGGTAACGCTCTCTAA
- the psbC gene encoding photosystem II reaction center protein CP43, with the protein MVTLSNKSMSLGAGRDQESSGFAWWSGNARLINLSGKLLGAHVAHAGLIVFWAGAMTLFEVAHFVPEKPMYEQGLILLPHIATLGWGVGAGGEVIDTFPYFVVGVLHLISSAVLGFGGIYHAVRGPETLEEYSSFFGYDWKDKNKMTNIIGFHLIILGCGALLLVLKAMFFGGIYDTWAPGGGDVRVITNPTLNPAVIFGYLIKAPFGGEGWIVSVDNLEDVIGGHIWIAFICISGGIWHIFTKPFGWARRAFIWSGEAYLSYSLGALSLMGFIASIMVWYNNTVYPSEFFGPTGPEASQAQAMTFLVRDQRLGANVGSAQGPTGLGKYLMRSPTGEIIFGGETMRFWDFRGPWLEPLRGPNGLDLDKIKNDIQPWQARRAAEYMTHAPLGSLNSVGGVATEINSFNYVSPRAWLACAHFVLGFFFLIGHLWHSGRARAAAGGFEKGIDRENEPVMAMNELD; encoded by the coding sequence GTGGTAACGCTCTCTAATAAATCTATGTCCCTTGGCGCGGGACGTGACCAAGAGTCATCAGGTTTTGCCTGGTGGTCTGGTAACGCTCGTTTAATCAATCTATCTGGTAAACTACTTGGTGCCCACGTTGCCCATGCTGGTTTAATTGTCTTCTGGGCTGGAGCGATGACATTATTTGAAGTCGCTCACTTCGTCCCCGAAAAGCCGATGTATGAACAAGGCTTAATCCTGCTACCTCACATCGCCACCTTGGGTTGGGGTGTTGGTGCTGGTGGTGAAGTTATCGACACCTTCCCCTACTTTGTTGTCGGTGTACTCCACCTAATTTCTTCAGCCGTTCTGGGTTTTGGCGGTATTTATCACGCCGTTCGTGGACCTGAAACCTTAGAAGAATATTCCTCCTTCTTCGGTTACGACTGGAAAGATAAGAACAAGATGACCAACATCATCGGGTTCCACCTGATCATCCTCGGATGCGGTGCGCTCCTGTTGGTGCTGAAGGCTATGTTCTTTGGTGGTATTTATGACACCTGGGCACCTGGTGGTGGTGATGTGCGCGTCATTACTAACCCAACTCTCAACCCAGCAGTTATCTTTGGCTATCTGATTAAAGCTCCCTTTGGTGGCGAAGGTTGGATTGTCAGCGTTGATAACTTGGAAGATGTCATCGGCGGACACATTTGGATCGCCTTCATCTGCATTTCTGGCGGTATTTGGCACATCTTCACTAAGCCATTTGGTTGGGCACGTCGTGCGTTCATTTGGTCTGGTGAGGCTTACCTCTCCTACAGCTTGGGCGCTCTCTCCTTGATGGGCTTCATTGCTTCCATCATGGTTTGGTACAACAACACCGTGTACCCCAGCGAATTCTTTGGTCCTACGGGTCCTGAAGCTTCTCAAGCTCAAGCTATGACCTTCTTGGTTCGTGACCAACGCTTAGGTGCTAACGTCGGTTCCGCACAAGGCCCCACAGGTCTAGGTAAATACTTGATGCGCTCCCCCACTGGTGAAATCATCTTTGGTGGTGAAACCATGCGCTTCTGGGATTTCCGTGGTCCTTGGTTAGAGCCTCTACGTGGTCCCAACGGTCTTGACCTGGATAAAATCAAGAATGATATTCAGCCTTGGCAAGCTCGTCGTGCTGCTGAATACATGACCCACGCTCCTCTGGGTTCTCTGAACTCCGTAGGTGGTGTGGCTACCGAAATCAACTCCTTCAACTACGTATCTCCTCGTGCGTGGTTAGCCTGCGCTCACTTCGTATTAGGTTTCTTCTTCCTCATTGGTCACTTGTGGCACTCTGGTCGCGCTCGTGCTGCTGCTGGTGGTTTTGAGAAAGGTATTGACCGTGAGAATGAGCCAGTTATGGCTATGAATGAACTCGACTAA
- a CDS encoding Uma2 family endonuclease produces MTQTQPELKLLTFDEFSEWYPENSLVRYELYDGVIVEMPPATGDHTDIISFLLEVMLLAIQESKLPYRVSASAFVKTLNGKSAYIPDMLLINHDNLIHEPLWKKQSTLIYPQSIPLIIEVVSTNWQDDYYNKIRDYETMGIPEYWIVDYAALGGRKFIGNPKVPTIFVCELIDGEYQMTPFRGADRIVSPTFLQLNLTAQQIFDSVI; encoded by the coding sequence ATGACCCAAACACAACCAGAACTAAAGTTACTTACCTTCGATGAATTTAGTGAATGGTATCCAGAAAACTCATTGGTACGTTACGAATTATATGATGGGGTGATTGTTGAAATGCCACCAGCAACGGGCGACCACACGGATATTATCAGTTTTTTACTTGAAGTAATGCTATTAGCAATTCAAGAGTCTAAGCTACCTTATCGAGTTTCAGCGTCTGCATTCGTGAAAACACTCAATGGTAAGTCAGCTTACATACCCGACATGTTGCTTATTAATCACGATAACCTCATTCATGAACCATTGTGGAAAAAGCAATCCACCCTAATTTATCCTCAATCCATACCCTTAATCATTGAGGTAGTAAGTACCAATTGGCAAGATGATTATTACAACAAAATTAGGGATTATGAAACTATGGGTATTCCCGAATACTGGATTGTGGATTATGCTGCTTTGGGTGGGCGCAAATTTATCGGAAATCCCAAAGTTCCTACTATTTTCGTGTGTGAATTAATCGATGGCGAATACCAAATGACGCCATTTAGAGGTGCTGACCGCATTGTATCGCCTACTTTTTTGCAGTTGAATCTAACCGCTCAACAAATATTTGATTCGGTGATTTAA
- a CDS encoding SWIM zinc finger family protein — MTNDTLQASREWWSQRWLDLLDSYRFKKRLERARNYSRQGNVLSIEFQGAKVLAKVQGSEPEPYKVSLSLEPFTEEEWGYVIETMSKRAIFAAKLLAGEMPQNIEEVFTTNGLSLFPFTLSDVSSKCSCPDKANPCKHVGAVYYQLGDRFSEDPFVLFELRGRTKEQILGNLRKLRGANIDVSETEAPELEQLNSDNQYKINIDSFWQYNEALESSLVVIAPSGSETILDVLGAIPLAKEEENAVNSTSGDVVMKYLQTVYQNVSQKAVLAAMNVGES, encoded by the coding sequence ATGACTAATGATACTCTGCAAGCAAGTCGCGAATGGTGGTCACAACGGTGGCTAGATTTATTAGATTCCTATCGCTTTAAGAAACGTTTAGAACGCGCTAGAAACTATTCTCGCCAGGGAAATGTTCTCAGCATCGAATTTCAAGGCGCAAAAGTATTAGCTAAAGTACAAGGTAGCGAACCAGAACCTTATAAAGTTTCCCTCTCTTTGGAACCATTTACTGAAGAAGAATGGGGTTATGTAATTGAAACAATGTCTAAACGGGCGATTTTTGCTGCCAAGCTTTTAGCAGGAGAAATGCCACAAAATATTGAGGAAGTATTCACGACAAATGGACTGTCTTTATTTCCTTTTACTCTATCTGATGTTAGTAGTAAATGTTCTTGTCCTGATAAAGCAAATCCTTGTAAACATGTTGGTGCAGTTTACTATCAGTTAGGTGATAGGTTTAGTGAAGATCCGTTTGTACTATTTGAATTACGCGGACGCACCAAAGAGCAAATCCTCGGCAATTTACGCAAATTACGCGGTGCAAACATTGACGTTTCTGAAACCGAAGCGCCTGAATTGGAACAGTTAAATTCTGACAACCAATACAAGATTAATATTGACTCATTCTGGCAATATAATGAGGCGTTAGAGTCTTCTTTAGTAGTGATTGCGCCTTCGGGTAGCGAGACTATCTTAGATGTATTGGGAGCAATTCCCTTAGCAAAGGAAGAGGAAAATGCAGTAAATTCAACTTCAGGTGATGTGGTGATGAAATATTTACAGACTGTTTACCAAAATGTCAGCCAGAAGGCTGTTTTAGCAGCGATGAATGTGGGAGAAAGTTGA
- a CDS encoding tetratricopeptide repeat protein: protein MAEAMERGNNRRDKATAIRLQGLIAEQRQNWAEAQGLYQEALAIYRELGEEDDEAIALNNLGGVARSQGEYDRAESYFKQGLAIAEKLGNKATQATYCGNLGLLALDRNQPTAARPWYERQLALAQEVGLQNLVADAQSGLAQVLEEEGRYTEALTLAQFALEIRERLRDKELDWTRQLVERLRRQAGIE from the coding sequence ATGGCAGAGGCGATGGAACGGGGCAATAATCGTCGGGATAAGGCTACTGCAATCAGGTTGCAAGGATTAATTGCAGAACAACGCCAGAACTGGGCAGAGGCGCAGGGGCTGTATCAGGAGGCGTTAGCAATTTACCGAGAGTTGGGGGAGGAAGACGATGAGGCGATCGCTCTCAACAATTTGGGAGGGGTTGCGCGATCGCAGGGAGAATATGATCGTGCCGAGTCCTACTTCAAGCAAGGATTGGCGATCGCAGAAAAACTAGGAAATAAAGCAACACAAGCAACCTATTGCGGCAACTTGGGACTTCTCGCCCTTGACCGCAACCAACCCACAGCAGCCCGCCCCTGGTACGAGCGTCAGTTAGCCCTAGCCCAGGAAGTGGGACTGCAAAACTTGGTGGCTGATGCTCAATCAGGGCTAGCGCAAGTCCTGGAAGAGGAGGGGCGCTACACAGAGGCGCTAACCTTAGCACAGTTTGCCCTGGAAATCCGCGAGCGCCTGCGGGATAAGGAGTTGGATTGGACGCGCCAATTGGTCGAGCGGTTGCGCCGCCAGGCTGGGATAGAATAA
- a CDS encoding excisionase family DNA-binding protein, with the protein MTVNYVPPRVAATRLGVSTKTLERWLEDGKIEGIFTQGGQRRYNLDSVMLVGVPTMLLGFTTIAPRQNGQPVGQPRWQRRWNGAIIVGIRLLQSGCKD; encoded by the coding sequence ATGACGGTTAACTATGTACCTCCAAGAGTCGCTGCTACCAGATTGGGAGTCAGCACCAAAACACTCGAAAGGTGGCTCGAAGACGGGAAAATCGAAGGCATCTTTACCCAAGGTGGGCAAAGAAGATATAACCTCGATTCAGTGATGCTGGTTGGGGTGCCTACGATGTTGCTTGGATTCACTACTATCGCGCCGAGACAGAACGGGCAGCCAGTTGGGCAGCCCAGATGGCAGAGGCGATGGAACGGGGCAATAATCGTCGGGATAAGGCTACTGCAATCAGGTTGCAAGGATTAA
- a CDS encoding transposase: protein MGVQQVLLSPDKETKALLQYLSEQSGKLYNIGVYFARQTFFKTNKLLTGKFDLAFEPSIAKSMLAQSLPSTPMQQTLMSVTEAFKSFKELINLYLKGELHFRPKAPGYLKGSKLFKVVYPNSGGQKPTLINGQLRFSLGLTVRRWFGISEFFLPMPSNIDYSKVKEFTILPKNGAFYLEMSYIVDKQKHDLDINQALSIDLGTADNLAACVDTLGNSLLIDARAMKAMNQLWNKKVSTRKEGKPEVYWDNWLDRVTRKRNHQMRDGINKAAKLIIDHCLKHGVGTLVVGWNEGFKESANMGRVNNQKFVQMPLGKLKDRLKQLCDLHGIRFIETEEAYTSKSSFLDGDSLPKYGEKPVGWKASGKRIKRGLYQSANGSIVNADLNGSANILRKVASNLSIDLGLLGRRCLTTATRVRLWVLPNSPLSVESQSLQT, encoded by the coding sequence ATGGGTGTACAACAAGTCCTGTTGTCTCCAGACAAGGAAACAAAAGCACTATTACAATATCTTTCTGAACAATCAGGAAAACTTTACAACATCGGAGTTTACTTTGCACGACAAACCTTTTTTAAGACAAATAAGTTATTAACAGGTAAGTTTGACTTAGCCTTTGAACCTTCAATTGCTAAGTCAATGCTTGCTCAATCTTTGCCTTCCACGCCAATGCAACAAACTTTAATGTCAGTTACAGAGGCATTTAAGTCTTTCAAAGAATTGATAAACTTATATTTAAAAGGTGAATTACATTTCAGACCAAAAGCACCGGGATATCTTAAGGGTTCTAAGTTATTCAAAGTTGTGTATCCTAATTCAGGAGGACAAAAACCAACATTAATTAATGGACAACTTAGGTTTTCTCTGGGTTTAACAGTTAGAAGATGGTTTGGGATATCTGAGTTTTTTCTTCCAATGCCATCAAACATTGACTACTCAAAGGTAAAAGAGTTTACGATTCTGCCAAAGAATGGTGCTTTTTATCTAGAAATGTCCTATATAGTGGATAAACAAAAACACGACCTAGATATAAACCAGGCATTATCTATTGACCTTGGAACTGCTGATAATTTAGCTGCTTGTGTCGATACATTGGGTAATTCCTTGTTGATTGATGCTCGTGCAATGAAGGCGATGAATCAACTCTGGAATAAGAAAGTATCGACACGAAAAGAAGGCAAGCCAGAGGTTTATTGGGATAACTGGTTAGACCGTGTAACCCGTAAACGCAACCACCAAATGCGGGATGGCATTAACAAAGCAGCTAAGTTAATTATTGACCACTGTCTTAAACATGGCGTTGGTACTCTAGTAGTTGGATGGAATGAAGGCTTTAAGGAATCTGCTAACATGGGTAGAGTGAACAATCAAAAGTTTGTTCAAATGCCCTTGGGTAAACTGAAAGACAGATTAAAACAACTGTGTGATTTACACGGCATTAGGTTTATTGAAACAGAGGAAGCCTACACGAGCAAGTCGAGCTTTTTAGATGGAGACTCCCTTCCCAAATATGGTGAAAAGCCAGTTGGTTGGAAAGCATCTGGAAAGCGGATTAAGAGAGGGCTGTATCAGTCAGCGAATGGTTCAATTGTGAACGCGGATTTGAACGGAAGCGCGAATATTTTGCGAAAAGTAGCCAGCAATCTAAGCATAGACTTAGGCTTACTGGGTAGGCGGTGTTTGACGACCGCAACGAGAGTTAGACTTTGGGTTCTTCCAAATTCTCCTCTGTCCGTAGAATCTCAGAGTCTTCAGACCTGA
- the tnpA gene encoding IS200/IS605 family transposase, which produces MLIQEDYNTHNHVKYLINYHFVFIPKRRKKVLTGEIATRTRQIFAELAIEKKWDILALEVAPDHIHLFVSVKPTDTPHLVIKAFKGRSSYLLRKEFPVLLKLPSLWTSSYFVSTAGNISSEAVRKYIEDPHHASN; this is translated from the coding sequence ATGCTGATTCAGGAAGATTATAATACCCATAACCATGTAAAATACTTAATTAACTATCACTTTGTCTTTATACCTAAACGTCGCAAGAAAGTTTTAACAGGAGAGATAGCAACTAGAACTAGGCAGATATTTGCTGAATTAGCTATAGAAAAAAAATGGGATATTCTAGCCCTAGAGGTAGCGCCTGACCATATTCACTTATTTGTTAGCGTCAAGCCTACAGATACACCACATTTAGTAATTAAGGCTTTTAAAGGACGAAGTAGTTACCTTCTAAGAAAAGAATTTCCTGTACTTCTGAAGCTTCCCTCGCTGTGGACAAGTAGTTATTTTGTGAGTACTGCTGGTAACATAAGTAGCGAGGCAGTTAGGAAGTACATTGAAGATCCTCACCACGCCTCAAATTAA